From the genome of Solanum dulcamara chromosome 12, daSolDulc1.2, whole genome shotgun sequence:
ACAATTGGTTATCTACTATGCCTCATACCGCAGTTACTCACCTTTATTCTACTAGTTCCGATCACAATGCTTTGCTACTAGAGATGAATGCTAGACGATACTCcactataaaatattttaaattcttaaatTATTGGGTGGATCATCCTACTTTTGTAGAAACTATAATGTCTTGTTGGGACAGAGAAATGTCAGGGAATCCAATATGGTCCTTCCACTAGAAAATGAAAAGGCTTTCATCCACCCTCAGTAATTGGTCGAGAATAGAATTCGGCGATATTTTTTCCAAGGTTAAAGAGTATGAAGATTTGGTGAAAAGTGCTGAAGACAATCGAATAGCATACAATAATGATGAGAATAGGACGAAATTGCATGCTCTCAATGCCGAATacatcaaatttttaaaattagaagaaaacATTCTCAAGAAAAAAACTCAGCTTTATTGGTTTAAGGATGAGGATGCTAATACTAAGTATTTCCATGCCTTAATTAGAGGTAGAAGAAGACGGTTATTTATTCACAAGTTTATCAATGAGGAGGGAGATTGGATTCAGGGTAATGAATCAATTGCTAGAGCTGCTTATGACcactttcaaaaaatatttaccactGAAGTGTCTCCAATTCCGGAGAATATTTTGAACTACATTCCTAGAATGGTTACAGATGTTCAGAATGATAGTCTTCAAGCCATGCCTAGCCTTAAGGAATTGAAACATGGGGTTTTCTCCATGAATACTAATTCTGCATCTGGTCCGGATGGTATGAATGGAAAAATTTTCCAAGCTTTCTGGGAAATTATTGCGGTGGACCTACTAGCAGTGGTTAACTGTTTCTTCTGTGGTCATGctatgcctaaattattttcccatgcttgtttggtcttactcccaaaagtagaccatccGAATACACTTTCTGATTATAGATCCATTAGcctcagtaacttcaccaataagatcatatcaaagcTTATTTTTCTCAAGcttgctcctattcttcctAGTTTTATTTCTCCTAATCAGTCGgggtttgtaaaaggaagaagcatctcaGAAAATATTATTCTAGCACAGGATATTATTCATGATATCAAGAAGCCTACTATTGGAGAGAATGTGATTATCAAGTTAGATATGGTTAAAGCATACGATAGAGTTTCATGGTCCTATACTTTTCTGGTACTGAGAAAAATGGGGTTCGGTGAGACCATCATTGATATGATTTGGAGAATCATGGCTAATAATTGGTACTCTGTCATTATTAATGGGTCTAGACCTGGATTTTTTCTCTTGACCAGAGGTCTCAAACAGGGTGATCCACTTGCTCATGccttatttattttaggtgcggAAGTGTTGTCTCAAATGCTCAATAGTCTTCATAATTATCATTTCTACCATGGTTTTTATATGAAGGAAAGAGGCCCACAAATTGATCACTTGAGCTTTGGGGATGACATTATTATCTTCTCTTCTGGTAGAAAGAAAATTCTTCAGattatcatgaagaccttgacAATATATGAACAGACTTTggggcagcttataaacaagaaCAAGAGCCATTTCATGATGATTTCTAATGCAATCCAAGACAATCTGAATACGATCAAACTGGTCATAggtttcactcagaagcatagtcccatGACTTACTTAGGCTGCCCTCTTTACATT
Proteins encoded in this window:
- the LOC129875754 gene encoding uncharacterized protein LOC129875754 — encoded protein: MAFMQKTRGSVEKEKVQMDITKPRIQSVWIGFDENDDPNGEGRWQDIQYEDIPLYCTYCKHQGHTLLACAISKSDKERKKAIEKEEAVKKNASSHNSEFGDIFSKVKEYEDLVKSAEDNRIAYNNDENRTKLHALNAEYIKFLKLEENILKKKTQLYWFKDEDANTKYFHALIRGRRRRLFIHKFINEEGDWIQGNESIARAAYDHFQKIFTTEVSPIPENILNYIPRMVTDVQNDSLQAMPSLKELKHGVFSMNTNSASGPDGMNGKIFQAFWEIIAVDLLAVSGFVKGRSISENIILAQDIIHDIKKPTIGENVIIKLDMVKAYDRVSWSYTFLVLRKMGFGETIIDMIWRIMANNWYSVIINGSRPGFFLLTRGLKQGDPLAHALFILGAEVLSQMLNSLHNYHFYHGFYMKERGPQIDHLSFGDDIIIFSSGRKKILQIIMKTLTIYEQTLGQLINKNKSHFMMISNAIQDNLNTIKLVIGFTQKHSPMTYLGCPLYIGR